Proteins encoded together in one Bacillota bacterium window:
- the yqfD gene encoding sporulation protein YqfD, producing MLIRNLWTYLLGFVVLAVQGVYPERFINLALTRGVFLWDIVWINEQLLLVKVQVTSFRALRHIARRARCRVRIRAKRGLPFFLNSLRRRKMLVGGALVFCLLLYFLSSFIWTVDVAGTKRVSPAAVLRVASGAGLRPGAFRFQVEPHEVANVLIQEIPGVAYAEVDFKGTRARIKITEKAVAEKDPGPAHLVAKKEGMIKDILVLAGTPQVKEGEVVRAGQVLISGVITTTPPSPENTGAPSPPRAAPRYVTAQGIVRARLWYRGYGEAARTEVQERKTGRVARIICIRMEQKEIIIKGPRRIPYALYSQKVYRRKFPRWRSIDLPVEFVTIEVEEIKRVRVNRSYEEALQLAAQRAQENLEELVPPRVPVVKRQLKVLQGGDQNLVRVVATVETVEEIGKQRPFQVPQNSGESQVPADLSERENN from the coding sequence ATGTTAATCAGAAATCTGTGGACTTATCTGCTAGGGTTTGTTGTCCTGGCAGTTCAGGGGGTGTACCCGGAACGTTTCATTAATTTAGCCTTAACCCGGGGGGTTTTCCTCTGGGATATAGTCTGGATTAATGAACAGCTCCTTCTTGTCAAGGTTCAGGTAACTTCTTTCAGGGCCTTGCGCCACATTGCCAGGCGGGCGCGGTGCAGGGTCAGGATCCGGGCGAAGCGGGGTCTTCCTTTTTTTCTCAACTCTTTGCGGCGGCGCAAGATGTTGGTAGGCGGAGCTCTTGTTTTCTGCCTGCTCCTCTATTTCCTTTCTTCCTTTATCTGGACGGTTGATGTGGCAGGGACAAAACGGGTTTCACCCGCAGCAGTACTGCGGGTTGCGTCCGGCGCCGGTCTGCGTCCGGGTGCCTTCCGGTTTCAGGTGGAACCTCACGAGGTTGCTAACGTGCTGATACAGGAGATCCCCGGCGTAGCCTATGCGGAAGTTGATTTTAAAGGGACCCGGGCGCGCATTAAAATTACGGAAAAGGCGGTCGCCGAAAAAGACCCGGGTCCTGCTCACCTTGTGGCGAAAAAGGAAGGCATGATCAAGGACATCCTGGTTCTGGCCGGTACTCCCCAGGTGAAAGAAGGCGAGGTCGTCCGCGCGGGGCAGGTCCTGATCTCCGGAGTCATTACTACGACCCCGCCCTCCCCGGAAAATACCGGGGCACCCTCGCCCCCCCGGGCCGCACCTCGCTATGTAACGGCACAGGGGATCGTCCGGGCACGCCTTTGGTACCGGGGTTACGGGGAGGCTGCCCGCACGGAGGTCCAGGAGAGAAAAACGGGGAGGGTGGCGCGGATCATCTGTATTAGAATGGAACAAAAGGAAATAATTATAAAAGGCCCCCGGCGGATCCCTTATGCATTGTACAGCCAAAAAGTCTACCGCAGGAAATTTCCCAGGTGGAGGAGTATCGATCTGCCTGTCGAATTTGTTACAATAGAAGTAGAAGAAATCAAGCGTGTTCGTGTCAACCGCAGTTATGAAGAAGCGCTCCAGCTTGCGGCGCAGCGTGCACAAGAAAATCTTGAAGAGCTTGTACCGCCCAGGGTACCGGTCGTGAAGCGCCAGTTAAAGGTGCTCCAGGGCGGGGATCAGAATCTTGTCAGGGTTGTCGCTACCGTAGAAACCGTCGAGGAAATCGGAAAACAGAGGCCGTTCCAGGTGCCGCAAAACTCAGGGGAATCTCAGGTGCCGGCGGACTTAAGTGAAAGGGAAAACAATTAA
- the yqfC gene encoding sporulation protein YqfC: protein MGEKGGILLPRERKKRFEYALAHFLELPKDLVMDLPRVTLVGDMQVIVENHRGIIEYTRERVRISTSLGELIISGTGLALSTIFPEEIAVEGKIQGLTLGG, encoded by the coding sequence ATGGGAGAGAAAGGTGGGATTCTTTTGCCAAGGGAGAGGAAGAAGCGGTTTGAATATGCACTTGCCCACTTCCTGGAACTCCCCAAAGACCTGGTAATGGACCTTCCCCGCGTTACCCTCGTGGGGGACATGCAGGTGATCGTTGAAAACCACCGGGGCATTATTGAGTATACCAGGGAAAGGGTGCGGATCAGCACGAGCCTGGGGGAACTGATCATCAGTGGAACGGGTCTCGCCCTAAGTACAATCTTCCCCGAGGAAATTGCTGTGGAAGGCAAGATCCAGGGGTTAACCCTCGGCGGTTAG
- a CDS encoding GatB/YqeY domain-containing protein, whose translation MSLQERLFNDMKKALKAREAGKKQLSVIRLARAALKNRAIVLGRELTDEDVIEVLAKEVKQRREAILEYTRLERHDVASELEEEIAILEAYLPKQLSKDEIVRMAREAITATEAREVRDLGRVMAALMPGMKGRADGKVVQEIVRTLLSEKG comes from the coding sequence TTGTCTCTCCAGGAAAGGCTCTTCAACGACATGAAAAAAGCATTGAAGGCCCGCGAGGCAGGAAAAAAGCAACTCTCCGTGATTCGTTTAGCACGGGCTGCCCTGAAAAACCGCGCGATTGTACTTGGACGGGAACTGACAGATGAAGATGTGATCGAGGTTCTGGCAAAAGAGGTCAAACAGCGCCGGGAAGCCATCCTTGAATACACCCGGCTCGAGCGACATGATGTCGCGTCAGAACTGGAAGAAGAGATTGCGATTCTTGAAGCATACCTTCCCAAGCAGTTGAGCAAGGATGAAATTGTCCGAATGGCGCGCGAGGCAATTACTGCTACTGAAGCCAGGGAGGTGCGAGATCTGGGACGGGTCATGGCCGCTCTGATGCCCGGGATGAAGGGGCGCGCCGACGGGAAAGTGGTCCAGGAAATTGTCCGGACACTACTTTCGGAGAAAGGTTAA
- the rpsU gene encoding 30S ribosomal protein S21, giving the protein MAEVKVGKNESLDSALRRFKRSCQKAGILVEARKREHYLKPSVRRKKKSEAARKRRWS; this is encoded by the coding sequence ATGGCCGAGGTAAAGGTCGGAAAAAACGAATCTCTAGATAGTGCCCTCCGACGCTTTAAGCGTTCCTGCCAGAAAGCCGGGATTCTTGTTGAGGCAAGAAAGCGGGAGCATTATTTAAAGCCTAGCGTGAGAAGGAAAAAGAAATCCGAGGCGGCACGCAAGCGGCGCTGGTCATAG
- a CDS encoding arginine decarboxylase, pyruvoyl-dependent, whose protein sequence is MLPIPCKFTLVAGRGEGDTPLNAFDAALLDAGVGNLNLLRVSSILPPGAVYHTGLAIPPGALVPTAYGYLTSSEPGSVIAAAIGVGFSLDTYGVIMEFEGFCRKEEAEARVTAMVEQGFKKRNLCLHEVFVRAVEHQVELNGSVFAAAVFWY, encoded by the coding sequence GTGTTACCAATTCCGTGTAAATTTACCTTGGTGGCAGGTCGAGGGGAGGGAGATACTCCTTTAAATGCTTTCGATGCGGCCCTCTTAGATGCCGGAGTAGGAAATTTGAATCTATTAAGAGTAAGCAGCATTTTACCGCCGGGTGCCGTTTACCATACCGGGCTGGCTATTCCGCCGGGCGCCCTCGTACCGACAGCCTACGGGTATCTTACCTCCAGCGAGCCGGGTTCAGTAATTGCGGCTGCAATTGGGGTTGGGTTCAGCCTCGATACTTATGGCGTCATCATGGAGTTCGAGGGCTTTTGTAGGAAAGAGGAGGCGGAGGCCCGGGTTACGGCAATGGTAGAGCAAGGGTTCAAAAAACGCAACCTCTGCTTGCACGAGGTGTTCGTCCGGGCGGTCGAGCACCAGGTGGAGCTAAACGGGAGCGTGTTCGCGGCCGCCGTATTCTGGTACTAG
- a CDS encoding coenzyme F420-0:L-glutamate ligase, producing MIPVEVIPLNTKIITPEDDLCDIIATYAGPFLKEGDILVVAESVVAITQGRIIRPDYVKPGFWARVLARFIHQDGSLSSPYAMQVIMKEEGVIRTLAAFFIAALTRLLAGRRGDFYRLAGEQASLIDDITGTMPPFDKHIVLGPREPEKVAAEIKRRFGVEAAIIDANDLGRSKLLATTPGVNHPLLIKVFQKNPAGNADQQTPLVIVRKVRRKASSLGPVRRSGR from the coding sequence ATGATTCCCGTTGAGGTAATCCCCTTAAATACGAAAATTATCACTCCCGAGGATGACCTGTGCGACATCATTGCCACCTATGCAGGACCTTTTCTCAAAGAGGGGGATATCCTGGTCGTAGCCGAAAGCGTGGTGGCGATTACGCAGGGGCGGATCATCCGCCCGGATTACGTAAAACCAGGGTTCTGGGCCCGGGTCCTGGCGCGCTTCATCCACCAGGACGGGAGCCTCTCCTCCCCTTACGCCATGCAGGTGATAATGAAAGAGGAGGGGGTGATTCGCACCCTTGCGGCTTTTTTTATCGCCGCTCTTACCCGCCTTTTAGCGGGGCGCCGGGGGGATTTCTACCGGCTTGCCGGGGAACAGGCCTCTTTGATTGACGACATCACGGGAACAATGCCCCCTTTCGATAAGCACATCGTCCTCGGCCCCCGCGAACCCGAGAAAGTGGCCGCCGAGATTAAGCGGCGGTTTGGAGTAGAAGCTGCAATCATTGATGCTAACGACCTGGGAAGGTCGAAACTCCTGGCAACTACTCCCGGCGTTAACCATCCCCTCCTGATCAAGGTCTTCCAAAAAAACCCCGCCGGAAACGCCGACCAGCAAACCCCCCTCGTGATCGTCAGGAAGGTGCGCAGGAAGGCCAGTTCGCTAGGCCCGGTACGTAGATCGGGCAGGTAA
- a CDS encoding copper amine oxidase N-terminal domain-containing protein, with protein MNPKKWLTLLCAAVFLVSLLTGCSRAEIGYYNLQKEISNLKLYESTGEITFNLEQIPGELTKAEDAATIVLLQGILKNTSLSYTAKVDVNQQIFEEKFYLKDKTTGNQKEILSITGKGESIYIKVDELVRYLKSFNNPELNKQLDQLFGGAEYLRIDLKELYEIMTENMKNSDSTNQLPPFMFGYTNIYANMQKQQTLYQKLLDGLIQAYDQYEPGIVKQEGNKYVISLDTAGFVKTLDSFVSYSINNIDKLGAFAKIFINGLDNEEMAILGLDPAKKSDYLLSIDIMVASANADRDQYLSQFEKAKSEVEKGLTELFAGSKLTATLEKLNAKTYGSTVDMAIKVKDPGDPEETFGFTASVRNTTRVIETFGVATPTAGVLTLTELQARMPKVMVIGVEDGFYTISQGMKTSRGTVDVKIIDGRTYLPLRLIAETFNENVGWNARTRRAYIERNGETIDMTGTIINGRTYVKIRDFEKLGYQIDWYEIVKIVKITKN; from the coding sequence ATGAATCCAAAGAAGTGGTTGACCTTGTTGTGTGCGGCTGTTTTTTTAGTGAGCCTTTTGACGGGATGCAGCAGGGCGGAGATAGGATATTACAATCTCCAGAAGGAAATCAGTAATCTCAAATTATATGAAAGTACAGGTGAAATCACATTTAATCTCGAACAAATACCGGGAGAACTCACCAAAGCTGAAGATGCGGCAACCATTGTCCTGTTACAGGGCATCTTGAAAAATACAAGTCTGAGTTACACTGCAAAAGTTGACGTAAATCAGCAAATTTTCGAGGAAAAGTTTTATTTAAAGGATAAAACCACCGGGAATCAAAAGGAGATCCTCTCGATCACCGGTAAAGGTGAATCAATTTATATTAAAGTAGACGAACTTGTTCGTTACTTAAAGTCTTTTAATAATCCTGAACTAAACAAACAATTAGATCAGTTGTTCGGCGGTGCGGAATACCTGAGAATTGATTTAAAGGAACTGTACGAGATCATGACGGAGAACATGAAGAACTCCGACTCTACCAACCAGCTACCACCGTTTATGTTCGGTTATACCAACATTTATGCTAACATGCAAAAACAGCAGACCCTTTACCAGAAGTTGCTTGATGGGTTAATCCAGGCGTATGATCAATACGAACCCGGAATCGTTAAACAGGAAGGCAACAAATACGTTATTTCATTGGATACCGCCGGTTTTGTGAAAACTCTTGACTCATTCGTTTCCTACTCGATCAACAATATTGATAAATTAGGCGCCTTTGCAAAGATATTCATCAACGGTCTGGACAATGAAGAAATGGCAATTCTGGGGCTGGATCCCGCGAAGAAATCCGACTATCTCCTCAGTATTGACATCATGGTAGCAAGCGCCAACGCCGACCGGGATCAATACCTGTCACAGTTTGAAAAAGCAAAAAGCGAAGTTGAGAAAGGGCTCACCGAACTATTCGCAGGTTCAAAGCTCACGGCTACGTTAGAAAAACTCAACGCGAAAACGTACGGCTCTACGGTAGATATGGCCATCAAGGTGAAAGACCCCGGGGATCCGGAGGAAACCTTTGGCTTCACGGCCAGTGTCAGGAATACAACCCGTGTCATTGAAACCTTCGGCGTAGCCACCCCTACCGCTGGGGTACTTACACTGACCGAATTGCAGGCAAGGATGCCGAAGGTGATGGTGATAGGGGTTGAGGATGGTTTTTACACCATTTCTCAGGGGATGAAAACCAGTAGAGGCACCGTTGACGTCAAGATCATCGACGGCCGCACTTATTTACCGCTGCGCCTGATCGCCGAGACTTTCAACGAAAATGTCGGTTGGAATGCCAGGACACGCCGGGCCTACATCGAAAGAAACGGCGAAACGATCGACATGACCGGAACCATTATCAACGGCCGCACCTATGTCAAGATCAGGGATTTTGAGAAGCTGGGGTACCAAATCGACTGGTATGAAATAGTAAAGATTGTCAAAATAACTAAAAATTAA
- a CDS encoding type II toxin-antitoxin system RelE/ParE family toxin → MYKLKISPEAKNDLAEIKGYISQELCNPQAAVNLVSKITKKIRGLSEHPEIGAPLSSVMDIQTDYRFLVCVNYLIFYRYEDGIVFVSSILYGRRDYTRILFGDLPEDEEK, encoded by the coding sequence ATGTATAAGCTAAAAATTTCGCCTGAAGCCAAAAATGATTTGGCAGAAATTAAAGGCTACATTTCTCAGGAACTTTGTAATCCGCAGGCGGCTGTAAATCTGGTTTCTAAAATCACAAAAAAAATACGCGGGCTGTCGGAGCATCCTGAAATTGGTGCACCGCTATCTTCCGTTATGGATATTCAGACAGACTATCGTTTCCTTGTCTGTGTCAATTACCTGATATTTTACAGGTACGAAGATGGAATTGTTTTCGTGTCGAGCATCTTATACGGCAGGCGGGATTATACGCGTATCCTGTTCGGTGATTTGCCGGAGGATGAAGAAAAATAG
- a CDS encoding type II toxin-antitoxin system prevent-host-death family antitoxin, whose amino-acid sequence MPNIKPISDLRNYNEVLRDIAIGEPVFLTKNGRGKFVIVDINEYEKLKASLKLMSQLAQGEQAGKEKGWMTIEEVEAELGIENV is encoded by the coding sequence ATGCCAAATATCAAACCCATCTCCGATTTAAGGAATTACAATGAAGTCCTGCGAGATATTGCCATAGGCGAGCCAGTGTTTTTAACCAAAAATGGCAGAGGGAAATTTGTCATTGTCGATATTAACGAATATGAAAAATTAAAGGCTTCGCTGAAGCTGATGTCACAGCTTGCCCAGGGAGAGCAGGCTGGAAAAGAAAAAGGATGGATGACTATCGAGGAAGTGGAAGCAGAACTGGGGATTGAGAATGTATAA
- a CDS encoding M14 family metallopeptidase encodes MRKGTAFLLLFFIVCLAVTLAHFRGWGPVLPEHPEKAQRQETQTEAEPGQQETSPQQVCSEEIYGYSGLNTPLKVYKISNPAPTKKILCVFAMHGFEDTFYRDGQALVDTANGVIASLKEDTAALGAYEVMIVPCANPDGLARGWTCNGPGRCQISLGIDINMDFAYNFRVRTNTRNKTGEQPFTSPEAAALRDLVLKERPDIIVDFHGWVNSASGDPGIAEIFCKHLGLTYEDKEKTFYDGFFAGWAAQYAKSVLVEYPNPFTGQGPYEGKSDQKYDYAHSEFNKFGYAEKTAEALKEIVQQSRKAD; translated from the coding sequence ATGAGAAAAGGAACAGCATTCTTGCTTTTATTCTTTATCGTATGTTTAGCGGTGACTTTGGCTCACTTCAGGGGATGGGGGCCAGTTTTACCGGAACATCCTGAAAAAGCGCAGCGCCAAGAAACACAGACGGAAGCGGAACCAGGCCAACAGGAAACGTCGCCGCAACAGGTTTGTTCCGAAGAAATCTATGGCTACAGCGGATTAAACACGCCTCTGAAAGTCTATAAAATAAGCAACCCTGCGCCTACGAAAAAAATTCTTTGTGTCTTTGCCATGCATGGTTTTGAAGATACCTTTTACCGGGACGGGCAGGCTCTGGTCGATACGGCCAACGGGGTGATTGCTTCCCTAAAAGAAGATACTGCTGCCCTGGGTGCTTACGAGGTCATGATCGTCCCCTGTGCCAATCCCGACGGGCTGGCCCGGGGGTGGACCTGCAACGGCCCCGGACGCTGCCAGATCTCCCTGGGGATTGACATTAATATGGATTTTGCCTACAACTTCCGGGTCAGAACCAACACGCGCAACAAGACCGGTGAGCAGCCGTTTACTTCACCGGAGGCCGCCGCCCTGAGGGATTTGGTTCTCAAGGAAAGACCGGATATTATTGTTGACTTTCACGGCTGGGTGAACAGTGCTTCCGGCGACCCCGGAATCGCCGAAATTTTTTGCAAGCACCTGGGCCTGACTTATGAAGACAAGGAAAAGACGTTTTATGACGGCTTTTTTGCCGGTTGGGCTGCCCAGTACGCCAAATCCGTTTTGGTGGAGTACCCAAACCCTTTTACGGGTCAAGGACCTTATGAGGGAAAAAGTGACCAGAAATATGACTATGCCCATTCCGAGTTTAATAAATTCGGCTATGCGGAGAAGACGGCGGAAGCGCTTAAAGAGATCGTGCAACAATCTAGAAAGGCGGATTGA
- a CDS encoding WG repeat-containing protein, translating into MYKRFKVRIALFFILSFVLLGCSAESGRNGAQQDKKVMQNNLKEEKITARYWLGDAGEKDVNYLVRYRADGQKDLLNDKRETILSGFANYDLMLNLIFAQKDGKWRLYDRSGQIVLEQTYDEILNPEMPDGYKVNGLVRVKSNGLWGAIDQNGKIVIQPQFDFIHLTYYEEVEPFIKVEKNGKFGYVTREGKPLVDPVWDTAFMDVLNVPEDIIFVRKGAKWGGIRVKNAAALPVDWNLQPSEEAKLSFNDWKYEYQHDFYTHQILNGETDITAATKIFIHDYFSKNSMELRLLPVFPLGGTPEWGDLSDFIIANTPDQWADGFMTKEEFDKYVSKYFGNISCTPKPTIGLIYKDGKYTSSGGFSFHGSLLYELTNLEKGKTKEGQDKWKVKIKGYYFNELDGGSEDDEYQSKNARVVWEEMKKEENKGLNFWQVRDRLVFNDPGSKLDLACEWTIEFTVNNPLGDIYFTYLSCDSKCDSKWVN; encoded by the coding sequence ATGTATAAACGGTTTAAAGTACGGATTGCCCTATTCTTTATTCTTAGCTTTGTACTGTTGGGTTGCAGTGCCGAGTCTGGCCGGAACGGAGCGCAGCAAGATAAAAAAGTTATGCAAAATAACCTTAAAGAAGAGAAGATAACGGCTAGGTATTGGCTGGGTGACGCCGGAGAAAAAGACGTCAATTATCTTGTCCGTTACAGAGCCGACGGCCAAAAGGACCTGTTAAATGATAAAAGAGAAACCATCCTATCCGGCTTTGCAAATTACGACCTCATGCTGAATCTTATCTTTGCTCAAAAAGACGGCAAATGGAGGCTTTATGACAGATCGGGCCAAATCGTCCTTGAGCAGACCTATGATGAAATCTTAAACCCCGAGATGCCGGACGGCTACAAAGTCAATGGCCTGGTGCGGGTCAAATCCAACGGCTTGTGGGGTGCTATCGATCAAAACGGGAAAATCGTCATTCAGCCGCAATTCGATTTTATTCATTTAACCTATTACGAAGAAGTGGAGCCTTTCATCAAGGTTGAGAAAAACGGGAAGTTCGGTTATGTGACCAGGGAGGGAAAACCGCTTGTCGATCCGGTCTGGGATACGGCCTTTATGGATGTCTTAAACGTTCCTGAAGATATTATCTTTGTGAGAAAAGGCGCTAAGTGGGGCGGCATACGAGTGAAAAATGCTGCTGCCCTGCCGGTTGACTGGAACTTGCAGCCTTCCGAAGAAGCAAAACTTTCGTTTAATGATTGGAAATATGAATATCAGCATGATTTTTATACCCACCAAATTTTAAATGGGGAGACGGATATTACGGCAGCGACCAAGATTTTTATCCATGACTATTTTTCCAAGAACAGCATGGAACTTCGACTTCTGCCTGTCTTTCCCCTGGGCGGGACTCCGGAGTGGGGGGACCTTTCTGATTTTATCATAGCTAATACACCCGATCAATGGGCGGACGGGTTCATGACCAAAGAGGAATTTGATAAGTATGTAAGCAAATACTTCGGGAATATAAGCTGTACACCTAAACCAACAATCGGACTCATCTATAAAGATGGAAAGTATACATCTTCAGGTGGTTTTAGTTTCCACGGCAGTTTGCTTTATGAATTGACGAATCTTGAAAAGGGAAAGACCAAAGAAGGCCAAGATAAATGGAAAGTAAAGATCAAAGGATACTATTTTAATGAGCTGGACGGCGGCTCTGAAGATGATGAGTATCAATCGAAAAATGCCAGGGTCGTATGGGAGGAAATGAAAAAAGAAGAAAACAAAGGTCTGAACTTTTGGCAAGTCCGGGACCGTTTGGTATTTAACGACCCAGGCTCCAAATTGGATTTAGCCTGTGAATGGACGATAGAATTTACCGTCAATAATCCGCTGGGGGACATCTATTTTACGTACCTGTCCTGTGACAGCAAATGCGACAGCAAATGGGTTAATTAG
- a CDS encoding DUF1670 domain-containing protein, with protein sequence MGRTLTHKTIVVELALQGLTTQEIARRIYHTPEAVDNYLRIFDRVLLMCYYKLPLSAMVRVTGYSQRLLEEHLALAEKHFP encoded by the coding sequence ATGGGCCGCACCCTGACTCACAAGACCATCGTGGTGGAGTTGGCCCTTCAAGGGTTGACCACCCAGGAGATTGCCAGGCGCATCTACCACACTCCGGAGGCGGTGGACAACTACCTTAGGATCTTCGACCGGGTGCTGCTCATGTGCTACTACAAGTTGCCCCTCTCGGCGATGGTACGGGTTACCGGCTACAGCCAGAGGCTCCTGGAAGAACACCTGGCTCTGGCAGAGAAACACTTTCCATGA
- a CDS encoding DUF1670 domain-containing protein, with protein sequence MTRFELAPASTVAEKTASLTNQALRGWEKSQGARRLRPGELLLERDGQPLVLPLLAPEALRQLSRGVTPRAVQRELEMLQYQSLKQVHPEASLEDLWRILHQTELCLKPGRGEDYLPEDPLDANRLETASRNFVTGEIPAGVLKPVVETLVQEWGLRPAQAQGMVELAAQIYARCCPRLEELKPGQLVWLALGTRKSRHERPRLFVPVVLTLLTPEEMNFPLASRNDLKRLKIRQIERLTTEAWRQDGVLTNLDLEWILGLSPTLIRELLEAYQERFGASIQRRVQYWTWAAP encoded by the coding sequence TTGACCAGGTTTGAGCTGGCCCCGGCCTCCACCGTGGCCGAGAAAACGGCCAGCCTCACCAACCAGGCCTTGAGGGGTTGGGAGAAAAGCCAGGGTGCCCGGCGCTTGCGGCCCGGAGAGCTTCTCCTGGAGCGGGACGGCCAGCCCCTCGTACTGCCACTCCTTGCCCCGGAGGCCCTCCGGCAGCTTTCCCGGGGCGTGACCCCCAGGGCTGTGCAGCGGGAACTGGAGATGCTGCAGTACCAGAGCCTGAAACAGGTTCACCCGGAGGCCAGCCTGGAAGACCTCTGGCGGATCCTGCACCAGACGGAGCTTTGTCTGAAACCGGGCCGCGGGGAGGACTACCTGCCGGAGGACCCCCTTGACGCCAACCGGTTGGAGACGGCCTCCCGGAATTTCGTCACCGGGGAGATCCCGGCCGGGGTCCTCAAGCCGGTGGTAGAGACGCTGGTGCAGGAGTGGGGTTTAAGGCCTGCCCAGGCCCAGGGGATGGTCGAACTGGCCGCCCAGATCTACGCCCGCTGCTGCCCGCGCCTGGAAGAACTCAAGCCCGGCCAGCTGGTCTGGCTCGCCCTGGGCACACGGAAAAGCAGGCACGAGCGTCCCCGGCTCTTTGTCCCGGTGGTCCTGACCCTGCTAACCCCGGAGGAGATGAACTTTCCACTGGCCAGCAGGAACGACCTGAAGCGGCTCAAAATCCGCCAGATCGAAAGGCTCACCACCGAGGCCTGGAGACAGGACGGAGTGCTTACCAACCTGGACCTGGAGTGGATTCTGGGGCTTTCACCAACACTCATCCGGGAGCTTTTAGAAGCCTACCAGGAGCGCTTTGGCGCATCTATCCAACGGCGGGTACAGTACTGGACATGGGCCGCACCCTGA
- a CDS encoding SdpI family protein, with translation MNEGTIAIGVLHIIAAMLIIAISIPLVQNSVKMNSLYGIRIKKAYESEENWYKINKYGGKRLIFWSIILICIGILTFFINVNGKSFFFKVLALAPVIVLIPCIIEIYIFANKL, from the coding sequence ATGAATGAAGGAACTATTGCAATTGGTGTTCTACATATAATTGCCGCTATGCTTATTATAGCCATTAGCATCCCCTTGGTTCAGAATTCTGTGAAAATGAATTCTTTGTATGGTATAAGAATAAAAAAAGCTTATGAATCCGAAGAAAATTGGTACAAGATTAATAAGTACGGCGGCAAAAGATTGATATTTTGGTCCATCATCCTTATCTGTATCGGAATACTGACCTTCTTCATTAATGTCAATGGAAAATCGTTTTTCTTTAAAGTCCTTGCTTTAGCACCAGTAATTGTTTTAATACCATGCATAATCGAAATTTACATTTTTGCGAACAAGCTTTAA